The Dama dama isolate Ldn47 chromosome 3, ASM3311817v1, whole genome shotgun sequence genome has a segment encoding these proteins:
- the LOC133047219 gene encoding lysozyme C, milk isozyme-like has translation MNTLLFLGLLLLSVTVQGKKFQKCELARTLKRLGLDGYKGVSLANWMCLARWESNYNTCATNYNHGDKNTDYGIFQINSRWWCNDGKTPRAVNACRLPCSALLKDDITQAVASARRDVSGPQGVRSWMAWRNKCQNQDLRNYVQGCVV, from the exons ATGAACACTCTCCTTTTTCTgggcctcctcctcctttctgtcACTGTTCAGGGCAAGAAATTTCAGAAGTGTGAGCTTGCCAGAACTCTGAAAAGACTTGGATTAGATGGCTATAAGGGCGTCAGCCTGGCAAACT GGATGTGTTTGGCCAGATGGGAAAGCAATTACAACACATGTGCTACAAACTACAATCATGGAGACAAAAACACTGATTATGGGATATTTCAAATCAATAGCCGCTGGTGGTGTAATGATGGCAAAACCCCAAGAGCAGTTAACGCCTGTCGTTTACCCTGCAGCG CTTTGCTGAAAGATGACATCACTCAAGCTGTAGCAAGTGCAAGGAGGGATGTCAGTGGTCCACAAGGTGTTAGATCATG gatggcgTGGAGAAACAAGTGTCAAAACCAAGATCTCAGGAATTATGTTCAGGGTTGCGTAGTGTAA